A segment of the Paramisgurnus dabryanus chromosome 5, PD_genome_1.1, whole genome shotgun sequence genome:
AGTCGTTGCAGGCGCGcaccttttaataatttttttttgcaaataaaaCTCTCATAGTCCATAACTACTGTAGATTTACCTTTGTTTAATATACATTTAGTTTATTCATCAAACATCTGTATGACTTGTCAGTGACTTGCTTGACTCAAGCTACGACTTGACTTGAATTGCTTGACATAAAGcagtgacttgacttgacttgactcgactctcacaaaaaatgactcggacttgcttgagacttgaaggtaagacttgagacttacttgtgacttgcacatgtgtgacttacTCCCACCTCTGCTAAACATTTCTTAATCATTGCTAAAGTTTTTAACCTCTAGCCTACTGTCTGGCTCTGGACTGAGGATGAATGTGAATTTTCCTGGTATTCTGCCCATTCCAGCACAATccattttttacaaatgtaacTATTTCTTATAATTCATATATTGATCTTTATCAttgataacactttacaataaggttgcattagtaaacattagtaaatgcattcaCTAATATAACACTGAACAATGTAGGTTTTCAGCATTTATAATCTTTGTTACTGTTATGTGAATGcagttgttcatgttagttcatggtcaccatgacatggtgcattaactaatgttaacagtttcaacatttgattttataaatgtattagtaagtgctaaaatgaacatgaactaagattaataaatgctgtatgcAATGTTAATTGATAGTTTGTGTTAGATATTacattaactaattgttaacaaaaacaaccttattgtaaagtgttatctttaaataatatatatgaGTGTTTGATAAAAATGATGTGTTTTCAAATATAAAAAGCTTGATAAACTTACCATTGAAGTATGCATATGAGGTTATATTCTGAAAGGGAAGTAACATATGAATATAACTGCACTCACAATGACACAATGCAAATAAAATTGTGGTATTTCACTAGAGATCAATAGACCTACCTGGGATTTTAGGTATTTTGCAAATGTTTCAAATGCCTCTTCATTCTTCTGACATTGCAGTAATCCTGTATCCTCATAGAACAGAAAGTCCACTGCAAATGTGTCCTCTCTGTTTACAGCAGCGTTGCTGTCTGGTATAGTTTTATCTGGGTCGAACGTGTGATGGAGCACAACCAGGATGACTAGTTGGAAAACTAAAAGAAAGTGAAAGAAGTGCAGTCTGGATCATAAATGAGTCATAAAGTTAATGTTTAATTATGAATATAGCTTTTAACAATGCAAGTGACCTTTACCATTAACAAGTTGACTCAGTGCAGCACTTATGTCTGTTCCAGCACGAGAAACAATGGGGCAGAAAACCACCATGACATTACATTTATCAGTGGTTGTTTGCTTCAAACctctttttttaagtttttcctTGAATTCTGCTTCAATTGATTTCATTGTCTGGGttcaaaagaaaaaataaaacagtagAATGACTTCATTTTTCCACCTTGTATATAGTCTAAAAGGTTAAATTATCTTAGGCCTTTACAGTAAAGCAATGcaatatgtttatgtttatgtttaaaaaacgcCACTAGGAGGTGCTCTGTGTCTATAGTATTTCTGTTATCTTCTAACTGATCAATCTGGCTTAAAATGAAAGCAAGGTGACACAGCTTTTCTGTGTAATGCGAAATCATTGTGTTCACTAAAATCAACATTTCATGTGCCTTCGGTTTGAAAGCTACTTTATAAAATGCAGTTAATAACAGGATAATAACAGCAGCTTGAGGTTTTAAGGGCAATCAGAAACCTGACCAAATAATTTGCTGCACAATCAGACCTAACAGTTCTTAAAAAAACATagaaatgtataaataatattGTAAAAAGTGCTTAAATGGTTTGATTTGATAGAAATTTTCGAAAAAAGCTGAGCAAATACTGAGGACTACATGTTGAATTAGCAGCTTGAGAATTGTGCATATAGCCTACACTCGTTGCCTGCGTTGATATTCGGTAGTGTATTGCGCAAGTTACACGCTGTTACACAACAACAACcgcaaatatataaaaatacacctAACAAGTCTTCCAGTGGGATATTTTAAAATCCTAAAAATGACTGAAGGAAATACAAATAAATGACTTACCTTGTGCATCCCGGCCATCTTCTGTGCCTGCTTGTTAAGGTGTATATCAGGAAGGGAAGCaatttcactttcactttcttTGCTCTAAaactattcattaaaaaaatacatccaGAACATTTTATGTGAcatacaaatgaagagtttggttccaaaacgcaataaatccatttagacaaatttcggtaaaaacgtgttttctataccaagaaagtgacaatgAAAACCACtcttttctgttacaaactttcacatatagcatctttaggttataaaaacataaaaaattcaaatccataacttgatttttaaagatttattataaaaacaaaatgcaataaatttaaaaaataaaaatatttttttttgtcaaaattctataaatctattcaatcaatgtataattgtgcattcatttttgccattttatattcatttagttgaacagaTGTACTgcacactgataaaaaataaacattaatggcattaatcaaaacacttactttgtcatattaggaacactgtcattgctgcagTTATACTTGACCtcgtcgcttaacatttttcacagcgatcagctgtgattctcgttgactttgagtaaaattatggaaaggttttcataagatccactggggtcaatgtgttagcacgagtgaagctagatgctgtcggaagaacaagcgatcgtctcccgagtgcctctcacgtacaTTATTAGATATATGTCTTacatttctttcccgtcacagaaagccaccacaggtttatcaatgctattaaagtattattttgtttttgtttgttgatcacgaagtacaaagtagatgaggaaaactaggactccgtgtactcaacgcgccaccactgtttgtttacattgcgtgaaatggtgcgctgtaatttgtggagcagatatattgcattctgtagaaaaggaggagtggcgtttattgcgtattgggaaaaaaggaagaaaatatgacagaataacaaagcggatattggattttgcgtaaaattaagaatttactttcaAATACTGACCtgtataatactgattttggcagaaACTCATTGTCTGCGCTTGGGTTCATCTGTTACAATTCCTCACACTAACATTGCATAGCAAACGACATCATTATTTGTGTCGTATCAACGTTTGGTTTTGCTCTCAGGATTTAGCCACACCCTGTGTGATTACCAGATCTGTGACCCGTTTTCCTGTCGTTGTGGACTGTATCATTGTGGAATTTACTGGTGGATTTTCTTGTGTGGATCATCTTTTCTTGGACTGTTTCTCTATTTTGATGTTTCAGTATTTAATTGGTTTCCCTTGTCTTCAGGGAGTACACCAGTGAGTTCGAGAACTGGGACTATTGAGCGCCACTTTCCTATTTGGATTATTGTGATTTCTCTCCTGAAGCCTTTGTTGGTGTGTCTTGCATCTAGAATAGATCCAGCGACCTTTATGActtgtttaagatttttttctctctctctgtctgctgTATTGcgcattttttactttttgctGTATTTTACTTGCATCAGATTCCTTTTGACTCATCCTTACATCAAGATAATACGGTCAATAATTTTACAAGATCTTGGGAGCAATGATCACAGTAAATTTCTGTCCCAAAGCTCAAAGCCCCTCTAGGTTGTCTCAATATTTATAGCTTGAAAGGTCAATTCTCTTTGCAGAACATTTCATACTTCCTCTTTAGTaaaaaaatgtgacattttaaTGCTCTTTTGGACTTCTGCTGACCTGAGTTGCACTTTCTATGCACTTCCTAATTTGCAGAGACACATGTTGTTTACTAGACGGAACTATCTCTGTCAAAGCCTTTCTTACAGTTAAACAATcattaaaacacttataaaCATTCCTCAGTAAAATAACAAGTGAGCAGATAcaagttttaaaaaattaacaatcaataaaaatatctacaacACTCCTCCCTTTTTGTCATTTGACAACTTTTAAAACTGCAAAtgaaatttttatatttatttgttctgaGACAACATCACATGAATAATATTCAAAATAATATTCTGGACTAATACATTAACTCTGCATCACTTTCATtagaattttgtttgtcatcCTGTTAAAAAATGTTATCTTGTATGCCAAGTCTCACCATGTGTATAGAAACTGAAATTTTTATCATTCTCTGTATtagagtaaaaattatgataatacgctttggaatgtatgttttccaaagaaaaacacggaTAAACTACAAAATTTAAATACTTGAAAAAATAAGTTTAAGTAAGTAAATCCTCCGCTTGATGGTGACCATAGCAACTTCAACCCACATGTGGACGTTGGAAGTTGGCctgatgtcaaaatccaacattgGCCTGATGTCAAAATCAGACATTGATCTGATGTCAAGACCAAAGTTGGCCTGACATCAAGTCCCAGTTTTGACCTGACATCAAAATCCAATGTTGGCCTGATGTCAAAATCAGACATTGATCTGACGTCAACTGATTTTGGTGCAAAACCGATTggacagactcactgtccacattgtATATCACAACTGTTTAGATCTGATATGTGTGTCCTGTAGCATTCTGTCGTTTTccggattatctgcactgtttctatggcaatgacgtctCGACATCTGAAGTGTTTATGTTTAAGTGACGCGACAGCAGGCCGTAACCGAAAAGCTATAAAAATGTGATCTGAGTGGTCAGACTGAAATAGATTACcggaaatgcaatttaaaagtATTTCAAACCTCTGGGTGTAACCTCAAACAGATTAGTTaaaacagatttcatgtggtttttggAAGTTCACaagttctaaatgtgattggattccaatcggatatgcaccaaaatcggattttgactgacagtgtgaacaaggtctaaTACAACTCTTCCTGCATTGGCTTCCTGTGAAAAGCTTGTCAGCATTGCAGGATTGCTTTACAGCCCCAATAGACATAGGCTTGATACTCACAATTTTGAAAATCAGCTTCTTCCTAAGTTATAAATTCAAGGTTTTAAAactttgagtagcatgttgcatactgaaattaggtagttttatagtttgataattaaatacaattaaatacaaacagttgtaaagcaGAATAAGACCTTGTATGTGGTTTATTCGTGTTTTTAGAGATTAAAGCTTAAACAAAAATCTCTATTTTTCATTCTTCccgttacttttacttttttaatactcaagtacaaatTTAATTAGGTCCTTTTTTACTTTACTCAAAAATACACACCTCTAGTTGTGTGTAGTGGAAGTTTTTCACATCCACacagattattttattatgACTTGTATTTTGCTTTGATAAAGGACTTAATATGTATTGGTAACCAGTGTAGTACATATATTCTTAGGCCGTTACTAAAAGATCCATTAGTAAACTCTGTCCATCAGTCTTCTAGATACAATGAGAGGTGTGAAAAACAGCAGGCAGGGGACAAAGTAATAAGAGCAATAAGCTAAGGTAATGAGCAAAGTTTATGGAATAATCTTAGTGGCATTCTTAATGTTatggttctgccatcttgtcctttgtttaatctagtcttgtggcagaatcatgacagacccatgttttgtgtgggttcacgtggtcttagtattggtttactggaccacgtgttccctgtgtcttgtctcttttaccccggtcccttgtcatcctcctcattattgtttgatttatatcacctgttcccctcttgatttgttaCCCTATTTAATCCTCTTGCATTCAgtgtcctgtgcttgtgcattgtgTTCCAAATACCTGTGAGTACTCTGTTTgaaagtcaagtcaagtcaagtcaagtcaagtcaagtcaagtcaagtcaagtcaagtcaagtcaagtcaagtcaagtcaagtcttTATATATCAAGTGTTTTGTCTagtttattgttaagtgtaTCCAGTTTAGTGTCACAGTTTAGTCCTGTCTAGTTTAGTGTTCTTTAGTCTTcctgtttatattgttttgccccctcgtgggttttgttttctgtttattaCATATTAAAGTCTTCATCCACCactgtctgcatttgggttcatccTTCACCTTCATAACAGAATGCACAAGCCATAACTGAACCCAGCAGACTATGGACTCCAACCTTTCTTTCAGAAGAGCCCACCATGCTCATGTATTATTTGGTTTTCACCAGAGGGGCAGAGATGTCAAGGACTTTGCCTTCGACTTCCTGAGAGCAGCGAGCGGCTCTGGGTTTCGCGAGCCAGAGCTAAAGCTCATTTTTAACAGTTGCCTGGATGAGCCCCTCACCAAGTATGAGCAGCAGATTGTTAAACCCCTGGGCTTCTCCGACACGTTGGAGTTCTTAATGAACCGGGAGTCCAGGGATCCTATTGGAGCTTCCAGTCATGCCCCTCTTCCTTCCATCCCGGAGGGTCGAGTCCTGGCTGTTGCTACGCCTGTGGACCCTGCTCTCACCACCTCTGCTTCCAAGAGCTCTACCCAGCCTGTCGACCTCCAAAGGAAACGCGAGAGGAGGAGTTCGTGGGAGTTGACATCCGAAGGATCCTCCACGGAGCCTGTCCCTTCCTCCGCAGTGCCCATCTCTACTGCCTCTCTCTCGGCTCCACGGCCACAGAGGAAGAAGCGGAGAAAGGGAGCATCGGCGTCACTGCTAGCCACAGAACCCCCTGTCTCGGCTCTCCAGCCAGCTGCAGCCTCCCCTGTCTTGCcacccctgccgtctgcgcagccgcCGCTGCAGTCCCCGCCGTCTGCGCAGCCGCCGCTGCAGTCCCCGCCGTCTGCGCAGCCGCCGCTGCAGTCCCCGCCGTCTGCGCAGCCGCCGCTGCAGTCCCCGCCGTCTGCGCAGCCGCCGCTGCAGTCCccgccgtctgcgcagccactgtctcgtctccgctgccggacgcagcgccccctgtcactgtctcgtctccgctgccggacgcagcgccccctgtcactgtctcgtctccgctgccggacgcagcgccccctgtcactgtctcgtctccgctgccggacgcagcgccccctgtcactgtctcgtctccgctgccggacgcagcgccccctgtcactgtctcgtctccgctgccggacgcagcgccccctgtctctcCAGCTCCTTCTGTTGCTTCCTCCCCAGCACTGTCATCCTGTTCGTCTGCCTGGTCCCCTGCTACTGTCTCCATGTCCTCCCTTGACTCTCTCTCCTACCCTGTGAGTCCTGGCTCGCC
Coding sequences within it:
- the LOC135748812 gene encoding uncharacterized protein, whose amino-acid sequence is MAGMHKTMKSIEAEFKEKLKKRGLKQTTTDKCNVMVVFCPIVSRAGTDISAALSQLVNVFQLVILVVLHHTFDPDKTIPDSNAAVNREDTFAVDFLFYEDTGLLQCQKNEEAFETFAKYLKSQNITSYAYFNDIHTIPDEYTDDEERRLITPEQSTTQRWKCTKTDWLIVGLLLLLLFVLLWKCTNTVWLVLGLLLLLLFVVLYLYLRKQPGTM